One Paraburkholderia kururiensis DNA window includes the following coding sequences:
- the carB gene encoding carbamoyl-phosphate synthase large subunit encodes MPKRTDIKSILIIGAGPIIIGQACEFDYSGAQACKALREEGYKVILVNSNPATIMTDPNTADVTYIEPITWEVVERIIAKERPDAILPTMGGQTALNCALDLFREGVLAKYGVELIGASPEAIDKAEDRQKFKDAMTKIGLGSAKSGTAHSMEEALKVHAEIAQATGTGGYPIVIRPSFTLGGSGGGIAYNREEFEEICKRGLDLSPTRELLIEESLLGWKEYEMEVVRDRKDNCIIVCSIENLDPMGIHTGDSITVAPAQTLTDKEYQILRDASLAVLREIGVDTGGSNVQFSINPQNGRMIVIEMNPRVSRSSALASKATGFPIAKVAAKLAVGYTLDELKNEITGGQTPASFEPTIDYVVTKIPRFAFEKFREADPRLTTQMKSVGEVMAIGRTFQESFQKALRGLEVGVDGLDEKTTNRDEVIRQIGEAGPDRIWYVGDAFRLGMTREEVFEETSIDPWFLAQIEQIVLKEKALAGRTLASLSKEELYFLKQSGFSDRRLAKLLGATQTDVRRRRIELNVRPVYKRVDTCAAEFATKTAYMYSTYEEECEAQPTDKKKIMVLGGGPNRIGQGIEFDYCCVHAALAMREDGYETIMVNCNPETVSTDYDTSDRLYFEPLTLEDVLEIVDKEKPLGVIVQYGGQTPLKLALDLEANGVPIVGTSPDMIDAAEDRERFQKLLQDLNLRQPPNRTARTEDEALKLADEIGYPLVVRPSYVLGGRAMEIVHEPRDLERYMREAVKVSNDSPVLLDRFLNDAIECDVDCISDGEAVFIGGVMEHIEQAGVHSGDSACSLPPYSLSQETVAELKRQTAAMAKALNVVGLMNVQFAIQQVPQDDGSKRDVIYVLEVNPRASRTVPYVSKATSLPLAKIAARAMVGQKLAEQGVTREVVPPYFSVKEAVFPFVKFPTVDPVLGPEMRSTGEVMGVGKTFGEALFKSQLAAGSRLPESGTVLLTVMDADKPKAVEVARMLHELGYPIVATRGTAAAIQAAGVPVKVVNKVKDGRPHIVDMIKNGEIALVFTTVDETRSAIADSRSIRMSAQANKVTYYTTMSGARAAVEGLRYLKNLEVYDLQGLHARLN; translated from the coding sequence ATGCCCAAGCGGACAGACATCAAGAGCATCCTCATCATCGGCGCCGGTCCGATCATCATCGGCCAGGCGTGCGAGTTCGATTATTCGGGCGCGCAGGCGTGCAAGGCGTTGCGGGAGGAGGGCTACAAGGTCATTCTCGTCAATAGCAATCCGGCGACGATCATGACCGACCCGAACACGGCCGACGTCACCTACATCGAGCCGATCACGTGGGAAGTGGTGGAGCGCATCATCGCGAAGGAACGCCCGGACGCGATCCTGCCGACGATGGGCGGTCAGACCGCGCTCAACTGCGCGCTCGACCTGTTCCGCGAAGGCGTGCTGGCGAAGTACGGCGTCGAGCTGATCGGCGCGTCGCCCGAGGCCATCGACAAGGCCGAAGACCGCCAGAAGTTCAAGGACGCGATGACGAAGATCGGCCTTGGCTCGGCGAAGTCGGGCACGGCGCACTCGATGGAAGAGGCGCTCAAGGTGCACGCGGAAATCGCGCAGGCCACCGGCACCGGCGGCTACCCTATCGTGATCCGTCCTTCGTTCACGCTGGGCGGCTCGGGCGGCGGCATTGCGTACAACCGCGAAGAGTTCGAGGAGATCTGCAAGCGTGGGCTCGATCTTTCGCCCACGCGCGAGCTTCTGATCGAAGAATCGCTGTTGGGCTGGAAAGAGTACGAGATGGAAGTGGTCCGCGATAGAAAGGACAACTGCATTATCGTGTGCTCGATCGAGAACCTCGACCCGATGGGCATTCATACCGGCGACTCGATCACCGTCGCGCCGGCGCAAACGCTCACAGACAAGGAATACCAGATCCTGCGCGATGCCTCGCTCGCGGTGCTGCGCGAGATCGGTGTGGATACGGGCGGCTCGAACGTGCAGTTCTCGATCAATCCGCAGAACGGCCGCATGATCGTGATCGAGATGAACCCGCGCGTGTCGCGTTCGTCGGCGCTCGCGTCGAAGGCGACGGGCTTCCCCATCGCGAAGGTCGCGGCGAAGCTCGCCGTGGGCTACACGCTCGACGAACTCAAGAACGAGATCACGGGCGGGCAGACGCCGGCCTCGTTCGAACCGACCATCGACTACGTGGTCACTAAGATTCCGCGCTTCGCATTCGAGAAATTCCGCGAAGCCGACCCGCGCTTGACGACGCAGATGAAGTCTGTGGGCGAAGTGATGGCCATCGGCCGCACGTTCCAGGAGTCGTTCCAGAAGGCGCTGCGCGGTCTCGAAGTGGGCGTGGACGGGCTCGACGAAAAGACCACGAACCGCGACGAAGTGATCCGCCAGATCGGCGAGGCTGGTCCCGACCGCATCTGGTATGTGGGCGACGCGTTCCGCCTCGGCATGACGCGAGAGGAAGTGTTCGAGGAAACGTCGATCGATCCGTGGTTCCTCGCACAGATCGAACAGATCGTGCTTAAGGAGAAGGCGCTCGCCGGCCGCACGCTCGCGAGCCTTTCGAAGGAAGAACTGTACTTCCTCAAGCAGAGCGGCTTCTCGGACCGACGCCTCGCGAAGCTGCTGGGCGCGACGCAGACCGACGTGCGCCGCCGCCGCATCGAACTCAACGTGCGCCCCGTGTACAAGCGCGTGGATACGTGCGCAGCCGAGTTCGCCACGAAGACCGCGTACATGTACTCGACCTACGAGGAAGAGTGCGAAGCGCAGCCCACCGACAAGAAGAAGATCATGGTGCTGGGCGGTGGCCCGAACCGCATCGGCCAGGGGATCGAATTCGACTACTGCTGCGTGCATGCCGCCCTCGCGATGCGCGAAGACGGTTACGAAACGATCATGGTGAACTGCAACCCCGAGACCGTTTCCACCGACTACGACACGTCGGACCGTCTGTACTTCGAACCGCTCACGCTCGAAGACGTGCTCGAAATCGTCGACAAGGAAAAGCCGCTCGGCGTGATCGTGCAGTACGGCGGCCAGACGCCGCTCAAGCTCGCGCTCGACCTCGAGGCGAACGGCGTGCCTATCGTCGGTACGTCGCCTGACATGATCGACGCGGCGGAAGACCGCGAGCGTTTCCAGAAGCTGCTGCAGGACCTGAATCTGCGTCAGCCGCCCAACCGCACCGCGCGTACCGAAGACGAGGCACTCAAGCTGGCCGACGAGATCGGCTATCCGCTCGTCGTGCGCCCGTCGTATGTGCTGGGCGGCCGCGCCATGGAAATCGTGCACGAGCCGCGCGACCTCGAACGCTACATGCGCGAGGCCGTGAAGGTTTCGAACGACTCGCCGGTGCTGCTCGACCGCTTCCTCAACGACGCCATCGAGTGCGACGTGGATTGCATCTCGGACGGCGAGGCCGTGTTCATCGGCGGCGTGATGGAACACATCGAGCAGGCCGGCGTGCACTCGGGCGACTCGGCGTGCTCGCTGCCGCCGTATTCGCTCTCGCAGGAAACGGTTGCCGAGCTCAAGCGCCAGACGGCCGCAATGGCGAAGGCGCTCAACGTAGTCGGCCTGATGAACGTGCAGTTTGCGATCCAGCAGGTCCCGCAAGATGACGGCTCGAAGCGCGATGTGATCTACGTGCTCGAAGTGAATCCGCGTGCGTCGCGTACGGTGCCGTACGTTTCGAAGGCGACCAGCCTGCCGCTCGCGAAGATCGCCGCCCGTGCGATGGTGGGTCAGAAACTCGCGGAGCAGGGCGTGACGCGCGAAGTGGTGCCGCCTTACTTCAGCGTGAAGGAAGCGGTGTTCCCGTTCGTCAAGTTCCCGACCGTCGACCCGGTGCTCGGACCGGAAATGCGTTCGACCGGCGAAGTGATGGGCGTGGGCAAGACCTTCGGCGAGGCGCTCTTCAAGTCGCAGCTCGCAGCGGGTTCGCGCCTGCCGGAGTCCGGCACGGTGCTGCTCACCGTGATGGACGCCGACAAGCCGAAGGCGGTCGAAGTCGCGCGCATGCTGCACGAACTCGGCTACCCGATCGTCGCGACGCGCGGCACGGCTGCGGCCATCCAGGCGGCCGGCGTGCCGGTGAAGGTGGTGAACAAGGTGAAGGACGGCCGTCCGCACATCGTCGACATGATCAAGAACGGCGAGATCGCGCTCGTGTTCACGACGGTGGACGAGACCCGATCGGCGATCGCGGACTCGCGTTCCATCCGCATGAGCGCACAGGCAAACAAGGTCACGTACTACACGACCATGTCGGGCGCGCGTGCCGCGGTGGAGGGCCTGCGTTACCTGAAGAACCTGGAAGTCTATGATTTACAAGGACTCCATGCTCGCCTAAACTAA
- the carA gene encoding glutamine-hydrolyzing carbamoyl-phosphate synthase small subunit: protein MLPSFSPALLALADGTVFRGYSIGAPGHTIGEVVFNTAMTGYQEILTDPSYARQIVTLTYPHIGNVGVNAEDVEATKVHAAGLIIRDLPGLASNFRMERSLSDYLRDENVVAIAGIDTRKLTRILRDKGAQNGAIVAGSADEAQAVELARSFPGLAGMDLAKVVSTQREYVWTTTEWQLGEGYGVQNEPKYRVVAFDYGVKHNILRMLAQRGCHVTVLPAQASAADALALNPDGIFLSNGPGDPEPCDYAIAATKEFIARGIPTFGICLGHQIMGLAVGAKTMKMKTGHHGANHPVKDLADGRVVITSQNHGFAVDADTLPANARVTHVSLFDGTLQGFALTDKPAFCFQGHPEASPGPHDIGYLFDRFTALMDAARNAGATDRTAAA from the coding sequence GTGTTGCCGTCTTTTTCTCCTGCTTTGCTCGCGCTTGCCGACGGCACGGTCTTTCGTGGTTACTCGATCGGCGCGCCGGGCCACACCATCGGCGAAGTCGTGTTTAACACGGCCATGACGGGCTATCAGGAAATCCTGACCGACCCGAGCTACGCCCGCCAGATCGTCACCCTCACGTATCCGCACATCGGCAACGTCGGCGTCAACGCTGAAGACGTCGAAGCCACGAAAGTCCATGCCGCCGGTCTCATCATTCGCGACCTGCCGGGGCTCGCGTCGAACTTCCGCATGGAGCGTTCGCTTTCTGACTATCTGCGCGACGAAAACGTGGTCGCGATCGCGGGCATCGACACGCGCAAGCTCACGCGTATCCTGCGCGACAAGGGCGCGCAAAACGGCGCGATCGTAGCGGGCTCGGCCGACGAGGCCCAGGCCGTCGAACTGGCGCGCTCGTTCCCCGGCCTTGCCGGCATGGACCTCGCGAAGGTGGTCTCGACGCAGCGCGAATACGTCTGGACTACGACCGAATGGCAACTGGGCGAAGGCTACGGCGTGCAGAACGAGCCGAAGTATCGCGTGGTCGCATTCGACTACGGCGTGAAGCACAACATTCTGCGCATGCTCGCGCAGCGCGGCTGCCACGTGACCGTGCTGCCGGCGCAGGCGAGCGCCGCCGACGCGCTCGCGCTCAATCCTGACGGCATCTTTCTCTCGAACGGCCCCGGCGACCCGGAGCCGTGCGACTACGCCATCGCGGCCACGAAAGAATTCATCGCGCGCGGCATTCCGACGTTCGGCATTTGCCTCGGCCACCAGATCATGGGGCTCGCCGTCGGCGCAAAGACGATGAAGATGAAGACCGGCCACCACGGCGCGAACCACCCGGTGAAGGATCTCGCGGACGGCCGCGTCGTGATTACGTCGCAGAACCATGGCTTCGCCGTGGATGCCGATACGCTGCCCGCCAACGCGCGTGTGACGCACGTGTCGCTGTTCGACGGCACGCTGCAGGGCTTCGCGCTGACCGACAAGCCGGCGTTCTGCTTCCAGGGTCACCCGGAGGCATCGCCGGGGCCGCACGACATCGGCTATCTGTTCGACCGGTTCACGGCGCTGATGGACGCCGCCCGCAACGCCGGCGCGACGGACCGCACGGCTGCCGCGTAA